The following are encoded in a window of Drosophila simulans strain w501 chromosome 3L, Prin_Dsim_3.1, whole genome shotgun sequence genomic DNA:
- the LOC27206235 gene encoding mucin-22 isoform X9: protein MRLFLVAVLAAYLAYVAAQSQSDTVTAVATPVIKAQPCCESVRQTLIEIRKDIRLWLLDRLFGKLILLHDGELLGNPNYVNCVNGKKQLPLLDGSSITDQSASTNTITKIINDGLSSQTTTPAAPVVEVTQGSSSNGNGNSTQSSTTTTTTTTTSSDAGQSTTSSDPVVEVSQGTNGDNSSTQSSTTTTTSSDEGQTNTSSAPVVEVTQGSSSNGDGNSTQSSTTTTTTTTTSSDASQSTTSSDPVVEVSQGTNGDGSSTQSSSSTTTTTSSDEGQTTTSSAPVVEVTQGSSSNGDGNSTQSSTTTTTTTTTSSDAGQSTTSSDPVVEVSQGTNGDGSSTQSSSSTTTTTSSDEDQTTTSSAPVVEVTQGSSSNGDGNSTQSSTTTTTKTTTSSDAGQSTTSSDPVVEVSQGTNGDGSSTQSSSSTTTTTSSDEGQTTTSSAPVVEVTQGSSSNGDGNSTQSSTTTTTTTTTSSDAGQSTTSSDPVVEVSQGTNGDGSSTQSSSSTTTTTSSDEGQTTSSSAPVVEVTQGSSSNGDGNSTQSSTTTTTTTTTSSDAGQSTTSSDPVVEVSQGTNGDGSSTQSSSSTTTTTSSDEGQTTTSSAPVVEVTQGSSSNGDGNSTQSSTTTTTTKTTSSDAGQSTTSSDPVVKVSQGTNGDGSSTQSSSSTTTTTSSDEGQTTTSSAPVVEVTQGSSSNGDGNSTQSSTTTTTTTTTSSDAGQSTTSSDPVVEVSQGTNGDGSSTQSSSSTTTTTSSDEDQTTTSSAPVVEVTQGSSSNGDGNSTQSSTTTTTKTTTSSDAGQSTTSSDPVVEVSQGTNGDGSSTQSSSSTTTTTSSDEGQTTTSSAPVVEVTQGSSSNGDGNSTQSSTTTTTTTTTSSDAGQSTTSSDPVVEVSQGTNGDGSSTQSSSSTTTTTSSDEGQTTSSSAPVVEVTQGSSSNGDGNSTQSSTTTTTTTTTSSDAGQSTTSSDPVVEVSQGTNGDGSSTQSSSSTTTTTSSDEGQTTTSSAPVVEVTQGSSSNGDGNSTQSSTTTTTTKTTSSDAGQSTTSSDPVVKVSQGTNGDGSSTQSSSSTTTTTSSDEGQTTTSSAPVVEVTQGSSSNGDGNSTQSSTTTTTTTTTSSDAGQSTTSSDPVVEVSQGTNGDNSSNQSSSSTTTTTSSDEGQTTTSSAPVVEVTQGSSSNGDGNSTQSSTTTTTTTTKSSDAGQSTTSSDPVVEVSQGTNGDNSSTQSSTTTTTSSDEGQTSTSSGPVVEVTQGSSSNGDGNSTQSLTTTTTTTTTSSDAGQSTTSSDPVVEVSQGTNGDNSSTQSSSSTTTTTSSDEGQTSTSSSPVVEVTQGSSSNGDGNSTQSSTTTTTTTTTSSDAGQSTTSSDPVVEVSQGTNGDNSSTQSSTTTTTSSDEGQTNTSSAPVVEVTQGSSSNGDGNSTQSSTTTTTTTTTSSDAGQSTTSSDPVVEVSQGTNGDNSSTQSSTTTTTSSDEGQTNTSSAPVVEVTQGSSSNGDGNSTQSSTTTTTTTTTSSDAGQSTTSSDPVVEVSQGTNGDNSSTQSSSSTTTTTSSDEGQTSTSSSPVVEVTQGSSSNGDGNSTQSSTTTTTTTTTSSDAGQSTTSSDPVVEVSQGTNGDNSSTQSSTTTTTSSDEGQTNTSSAPVVEVTQGSSSNGDGNSTQSSTTTTSSDAGQSTTSSDPVVEVSQGTNGDNSSTQSSSSTTTTTSSDEGQTSTSSSPVVEVTQGSSSNGDGNSTQSSTTTTTTTTTSSDAGQSTTSSDPVAEVSQGTNGDGSSTQSSSSTTTTKEISLKDNGSPKWNKTTKTYSSKTIRIPKSGRKLNSSSSETSTTVTSSSSSKPQTKYSWSSSSRKSYNGGKSKKYWTKRWTKKSRKNNNESSTIVAEESSDSLTDAGVAVTQGNDLSNEGNSGQSTVTSSLPVVDTIADNQNSESSLTSSENTTKYSSKSSKVPKSNGGQSSISTSKTTKTVTTSTSSTPSSSKKTSNSGKSVKTSSTTMTTTSSDQGQSSSGLSPVEKITQGIPQNDIESLNQVTTTTTSSENQVGVPSSPVVKVTKKTYVSKDGKTTRSSTTTTTTTTTKGSNQSGTLTLPAVDASIVAKGLKSSTKTTTTSTKGTKLSDILTLPEVDASLNVGGGKSSSTSTTTTTTISTKGSKSSLSLPEVDASIAINGDGSRSSSIKDTNIWSKIDLSLPKLDASLNVGGGKSRSTSTTTTTTTSRKGSKSSLSLPEVDASIAINGDGSRSASIKDTNILSKIDLSLPKLDASLNVGGGKSRSTSTTTTTTKSTKGSKSSLSLPEVDASIAINGDGSRSASIKDTNILSKIDLSLPKLDASLNVGGGKSRSTSTTTTTTKSTKGSKSSLSLPEVDASIAINGDGSRSASIKDTNILSKIDLSLPKLDASLNVGGGKSSSTSTTTTTTKSTKGSKSSLSLPEVDASIAINGDESRSASIKDTNILSKIDLSLPKLDASLNVGGGKSSSTSTTTSTTTSTTGRKSSKILTVPKIAAGISIDGGISGSTSTKTIKITSKNFVAPKSSSSSKTTTTTTTSKTSSVPKTESKYSWSSSSKKISNPIRLTLPTINAGISVGGGDSSGSWSKLIKRSTNSAETNASDGPSLSGSIGSGAGGSQSAESWSQRSGFSGDSSSVQGSPDIRIRLARGQTGNDAQSQNSNSWTRSATQGSDNLANGAISANGLNMEGSESSGGVATTIPGGSVGVTGQYPYWWGNGRWVGVGARPSWRYGWRPYGSGWGGWNNQY, encoded by the exons ATGCGCTTGTTCCTAGTCGCGGTTTTGGCCGCTTATTTGGCCTACGTAGCGGCCCAATCGCAATCTGATACGGTAACAGCAGTGGCCACCCCAGTTATTAAGGCACAGCCATGTTGTGAAAGTGTTCGGCAAACTCTAATTGAAATACGAAAAGATATTCGCTTGTGGCTGCTGGACAGGCTTTTCGGAAAACTAATTCTTTTGCACGACGGAGAACTTCTCGGCAATCCAAATTATGTGAATTGTGTCAATGGAAAAAAGCAGCTACCACTCTTAGATGGAAGCTCTATTACAGATCAGTCTGCATCTACTAACACTATAACCAAAATCATCAATGATGGACTTTCAAGTCAGACTACCACCCCTGCGGCTCCTGTCGTAGAAGTAACTCAGGGATCCTCTTCGAATGGTAATGGAAACTCTACCCAGTCCTCGACAACAACTACCACTACAACGACGACATCTTCCGATGCTGGCCAATCCACCACCTCATCTGACCCCGTTGTGGAAGTCAGTCAAGGAACAAACGGCGATAACAGCTCCACTCAGTCatccaccacaacaacgacatcttcAGATGAGGGCCAAACTAACACCTCTTCGGCTCCTGTCGTAGAAGTAACTCAGGGATCCTCTTCCAATGGTGATGGAAACTCTACCCAGTCctcgacaacgacgacaactacAACGACGACATCTTCCGATGCTAGCCAATCCACCACCTCATCTGACCCCGTTGTGGAAGTCAGTCAAGGAACAAACGGCGATGGCAGCTCCACTCAGTCTTCATCatccaccacaacaacgacatcttcAGATGAGGGCCAAACTACCACCTCTTCGGCTCCTGTCGTAGAAGTAACTCAGGGATCCTCTTCCAATGGTGATGGAAACTCTACCCAGTCCTCGACAACAACTACCACTACAACGACGACATCCTCAGATGCTGGCCAATCCACCACCTCATCTGACCCCGTTGTGGAAGTCAGTCAAGGAACAAACGGCGATGGCAGCTCCACTCAGTCTTCGTCatccaccacaacaacgacatcttcAGATGAGGACCAAACTACCACCTCTTCGGCTCCTGTCGTAGAAGTAACTCAGGGATCCTCTTCCAATGGTGATGGAAACTCTACCCAGTCctcgacaacgacgacaactaAAACCACGACATCTTCCGATGCTGGCCAATCCACCACCTCATCTGACCCCGTTGTGGAAGTCAGTCAAGGAACAAACGGCGATGGCAGCTCCACTCAGTCTTCGTCatccaccacaacaacgacatcttcAGATGAGGGCCAAACTACCACCTCTTCGGCTCCTGTCGTAGAAGTAACTCAGGGATCCTCTTCCAATGGTGATGGAAACTCTACCCAGTCctcgacaacgacgacaactacAACGACGACATCTTCCGATGCTGGCCAATCCACCACCTCATCTGACCCCGTTGTGGAAGTCAGTCAAGGAACAAACGGCGATGGCAGCTCCACTCAGTCTTCGTCatccaccacaacaacgacatcttcAGATGAGGGCCAAACTACCTCGTCTTCGGCTCCTGTCGTAGAAGTAACTCAGGGATCCTCTTCCAATGGTGATGGAAACTCTACCCAGTCctcgacaacgacgacaactacAACGACGACATCTTCCGATGCTGGCCAATCCACCACCTCATCTGACCCCGTTGTGGAAGTCAGTCAAGGAACAAACGGCGATGGCAGCTCCACTCAGTCTTCATCatccaccacaacaacgacatcttcAGATGAGGGCCAAACTACCACCTCTTCGGCTCCTGTCGTAGAAGTAACTCAGGGATCCTCTTCCAATGGTGATGGAAACTCTACCCAGTCctcgacaacgacgacaactacAAAGACGACATCTTCCGATGCTGGCCAATCCACCACCTCATCTGACCCCGTTGTGAAAGTCAGTCAAGGAACAAACGGCGATGGCAGCTCCACTCAGTCTTCGTCatccaccacaacaacgacatcttcAGATGAGGGCCAAACTACCACCTCTTCGGCTCCTGTCGTAGAAGTAACTCAGGGATCCTCTTCCAATGGTGATGGAAACTCTACCCAGTCctcgacaacgacgacaactacAACGACGACATCTTCCGATGCTGGCCAATCCACCACCTCATCTGACCCCGTTGTGGAAGTCAGTCAAGGAACAAACGGCGATGGCAGCTCCACTCAGTCTTCGTCatccaccacaacaacgacatcttcAGATGAGGACCAAACTACCACCTCTTCGGCTCCTGTCGTAGAAGTAACTCAGGGATCCTCTTCCAATGGTGATGGAAACTCTACCCAGTCctcgacaacgacgacaactaAAACCACGACATCTTCCGATGCTGGCCAATCCACCACCTCATCTGACCCCGTTGTGGAAGTCAGTCAAGGAACAAACGGCGATGGCAGCTCCACTCAGTCTTCGTCatccaccacaacaacgacatcttcAGATGAGGGCCAAACTACCACCTCTTCGGCTCCTGTCGTAGAAGTAACTCAGGGATCCTCTTCCAATGGTGATGGAAACTCTACCCAGTCctcgacaacgacgacaactacAACGACGACATCTTCCGATGCTGGCCAATCCACCACCTCATCTGACCCCGTTGTGGAAGTCAGTCAAGGAACAAACGGCGATGGCAGCTCCACTCAGTCTTCGTCatccaccacaacaacgacatcttcAGATGAGGGCCAAACTACCTCGTCTTCGGCTCCTGTCGTAGAAGTAACTCAGGGATCCTCTTCCAATGGTGATGGAAACTCTACCCAGTCctcgacaacgacgacaactacAACGACGACATCTTCCGATGCTGGCCAATCCACCACCTCATCTGACCCCGTTGTGGAAGTCAGTCAAGGAACAAACGGCGATGGCAGCTCCACTCAGTCTTCATCatccaccacaacaacgacatcttcAGATGAGGGCCAAACTACCACCTCTTCGGCTCCTGTCGTAGAAGTAACTCAGGGATCCTCTTCCAATGGTGATGGAAACTCTACCCAGTCctcgacaacgacgacaactacAAAGACGACATCTTCCGATGCTGGCCAATCCACCACCTCATCTGACCCCGTTGTGAAAGTCAGTCAAGGAACAAACGGCGATGGCAGCTCCACTCAGTCTTCGTCatccaccacaacaacgacatcttcAGATGAGGGCCAAACTACCACCTCTTCGGCTCCTGTCGTAGAAGTAACTCAGGGATCCTCTTCCAATGGTGATGGAAACTCTACCCAGTCctcgacaacgacgacaactacAACGACGACATCTTCCGATGCTGGCCAATCCACCACCTCATCTGACCCCGTTGTGGAAGTCAGTCAAGGAACAAACGGCGATAACAGCTCCAATCAGTCTTCGTCatccaccacaacaacgacatcttcAGATGAGGGCCAAACTACCACCTCTTCGGCTCCTGTCGTAGAAGTAACTCAGGGATCCTCTTCCAATGGTGATGGAAACTCTACCCAGTCctcgacaacgacgacaactacAACGACGAAATCCTCCGATGCTGGCCAATCCACCACCTCATCTGACCCCGTTGTGGAAGTCAGTCAAGGAACAAACGGCGATAACAGCTCCACTCAGTCatccaccacaacaacgacatcttcAGATGAGGGCCAAACTAGCACCTCTTCGGGTCCTGTCGTAGAAGTAACTCAGGGATCCTCTTCCAATGGTGATGGAAACTCTACCCAGTCTTtgacaacgacgacaactacAACCACGAC atctTCCGATGCTGGCCAATCCACCACCTCATCTGACCCCGTTGTGGAAGTCAGTCAAGGAACTAACGGCGATAACAGCTCCACTCAGTCTTCGTCatccaccacaacaacgacatcttcAGATGAGGGCCAAACTAGCACCTCTTCGTCGCCTGTCGTAGAAGTAACTCAGGGATCCTCTTCCAATGGTGATGGAAACTCTACCCAGTCCTCGACAACAACTACCACTACAACGACGACATCCTCCGATGCTGGCCAATCCACCACCTCATCTGACCCCGTTGTGGAAGTCAGTCAAGGAACAAACGGCGATAACAGCTCCACTCAGTCatccaccacaacaacgacatcttcAGATGAGGGCCAAACTAACACCTCTTCGGCTCCTGTCGTAGAAGTAACTCAGGGATCCTCTTCCAATGGTGATGGAAACTCTACCCAGTCctcgacaacgacgacaactacAACGACGACATCTTCCGATGCTGGCCAATCCACCACCTCATCTGACCCCGTTGTGGAAGTCAGTCAAGGAACAAACGGCGATAACAGCTCCACTCAGTCatccaccacaacaacgacatcttcAGATGAGGGCCAAACTAACACCTCTTCGGCTCCTGTCGTAGAAGTAACTCAGGGATCCTCTTCCAATGGTGATGGAAACTCTACCCAGTCctcgacaacgacgacaactacAACGACGACATCTTCCGATGCTGGCCAATCCACCACCTCATCTGACCCCGTTGTGGAAGTCAGTCAAGGAACAAACGGCGATAACAGCTCCACTCAGTCTTCGTCatccaccacaacaacgacatcttcAGATGAGGGCCAAACTAGCACCTCTTCGTCGCCTGTCGTAGAAGTAACTCAGGGATCCTCTTCCAATGGTGATGGAAACTCTACCCAGTCCTCGACAACAACTACCACTACAACGACGACATCCTCCGATGCTGGCCAATCCACCACCTCATCTGACCCCGTTGTGGAAGTCAGTCAAGGAACAAACGGCGATAACAGCTCCACTCAGTCatccaccacaacaacgacatcttcAGATGAGGGCCAAACTAACACCTCTTCGGCTCCTGTCGTAGAAGTAACTCAGGGATCCTCTTCCAATGGTGATGGAAACTCTACCCAGTCCtcgacaacgacgacatctTCCGATGCTGGCCAATCCACCACCTCATCTGACCCCGTTGTGGAAGTCAGTCAAGGAACTAACGGCGATAACAGCTCCACTCAGTCTTCGTCatccaccacaacaacgacatcttcAGATGAGGGCCAAACTAGCACCTCTTCGTCGCCTGTCGTAGAAGTAACTCAGGGATCCTCTTCCAATGGTGATGGAAACTCTACCCAGTCctcgacaacgacgacaactacAACGACGACATCTTCCGATGCTGGCCAATCCACCACCTCATCTGACCCCGTTGCGGAAGTCAGTCAAGGAACAAACGGCGATGGCAGCTCCACTCAGTCTTCGTCATCCACTACAACAACGAAGGAAATATCTTTAAAGGATAATGGAAGCCCTAAGTGGAATAAAACGACAAAAACGTACTCTTCAAAAACTATCAGAATTCCGAAGTCAGGAAGAAAGTTAAATTCTAGTTCTAGCGAAACTTCAACAACCGTAACGTCAAGTTCTTCCTCAAAGCCACAGACCAAATATTCGTGGTCAAGCTCTTCAAGGAAATCGTATAATGGTGGCAAGTCTAAGAAATATTGGACCAAGCGGTGGACTAAAAAATCACGCAAAAATAACAATGAAAGCTCCACTATTGTTGCAGAGGAATCATCTGACTCACTAACAGATGCTGGAGTTGCTGTCACCCAAGGAAATGATTTAAGCAATGAGGGAAATTCGGGTCAGTCTACAGTTACCTCATCTCTTCCTGTTGTAGATACTATTGCAGATAACCAGAACAGCGAATCAAGCTTAACATCAAGtgaaaatacaacaaaatactCTTCAAAATCCTCCAAGGTTCCCAAGTCTAATGGTGGTCAGTCGAGTATAAGCACTAGCAAAACTACAAAAACCGTAACGACAAGCACTTCCTCAACACCCAGCTCATCAAAGAAAACTTCCAATAGTGGAAAATCGGTCAAGACTTCTTCGACTACTATGACAACAACATCTTCAGATCAGGGCCAATCCAGCTCAGGATTATCCCCTGTTGAAAAGATCACACAGGGAATCCCACAAAACGATATTGAAAGCTTAAATCAGGTCACCACAACGACAACATCATCTGAGAACCAAGTCGGCGTACCTTCTTCCCCTGTTGTTAAAGTAACGAAGAAAACCTATGTAAGCAAAGATGGAAAGACCACCCGGTCATCAactaccacaacaacaactaccacGACCAAAGGAAGTAATCAGTCAGGTACCTTAACTCTTCCGGCGGTCGATGCCAGCATAGTGGCTAAGGGGCTAAAATCGTCAACAAAAACTACAACAACATCCACCAAAGGAACTAAGTTGTCGGATATCTTGACTCTGCCAGAAGTTGATGCCAGCCTAAATGTTGGTGGTGGAAAGTCAAGCTCAACAtcgacaacgacaactacGACGATATCCACAAAGGGAAGTAAATCATCCTTGTCTCTACCGGAAGTTGATGCCAGCATAGCCATTAACGGCGATGGGTCCCGCTCATCATCTATTAAAGATACAAACATTTGGTCAAAGATAGACTTGAGTCTGCCTAAACTGGATGCCAGCCTAAATGTTGGTGGTGGAAAGTCAAGGTCAACAtcgacaacgacaactacGACAACATCCAGAAAGGGAAGTAAGTCATCCTTGTCTCTACCGGAAGTTGATGCCAGCATAGCCATTAACGGCGATGGATCCCGCTCAGCATCTATTAAAGATACAAACATTTTGTCAAAGATAGATCTGAGTCTGCCTAAACTGGATGCCAGCCTTAATGTTGGTGGTGGAAAGTCAAGGTCAACAtcgacaacgacaactacGACAAAATCCACAAAGGGAAGTAAATCATCCTTGTCTCTACCGGAAGTTGATGCCAGCATAGCCATTAACGGCGATGGATCCCGCTCAGCATCTATTAAAGATACAAACATTTTGTCAAAGATAGATCTGAGTCTGCCTAAACTGGATGCCAGCCTTAATGTTGGTGGTGGAAAGTCAAGGTCAACAtcgacaacgacaactacGACAAAATCCACAAAGGGAAGTAAATCATCCTTGTCTCTACCGGAAGTTGATGCCAGCATAGCCATTAACGGCGATGGATCCCGCTCAGCATCTATTAAAGATACAAACATTTTGTCAAAGATAGATCTGAGTCTGCCTAAACTGGATGCCAGCCTAAATGTTGGTGGTGGAAAGTCAAGCTCAACAtcgacaacgacaactacGACAAAATCCACAAAGGGAAGTAAATCATCCTTGTCTCTACCGGAAGTTGATGCCAGCATAGCCATTAACGGCGATGAGTCCCGCTCAGCATCTATTAAAGATACAAACATTTTGTCAAAGATAGATCTGAGTCTGCCTAAACTGGATGCCAGCCTAAATGTTGGTGGTGGAAAGTCAAGCTCAAcatcgacaacaacaagtacaacaacaTCCACAACTGGAAGAAAATCGTCTAAAATTTTGACTGTACCGAAAATTGCTGCCGGCATATCTATCGATGGCGGAATATCAGGTTCAACATCAactaaaactattaaaattacGTCAAAGAACTTTGTAGCACCCAAATCCAGTTCGTCTTCCAAAACTACGACCACAACCACTACATCGAAGACTTCATCGGTCCCAAAAACAGAGTCCAAATACTCCTGGTCTAGTTCGTCGAAGAAAATATCCAATCCTATTCGCTTAACCCTACCTACCATTAACGCAGGTATTTCTGTTGGCGGAGGAGATTCGTCGGGTTCCTGGTCTAAGCTAATCAAGAGGAGCACCAACAGTGCCGAGACGAATGCCAGCGATGGTCCATCTCTTTCCGGTTCTATTGGATCCGGTGCAGGTGGATCTCAGTCTGCTGAATCCTGGTCTCAACGCTCAGGATTTTCGGGTGACAGTTCCAGTGTCCAGGGATCTCCGGACATTCGTATTCGATTGGCCAGAGGACAGACAGGAAACGATGCTCAGTCGCAAAACTCGAATTCTTGGACCCGAAGCGCTACACAAGGCAGCGATAACTTGGCTAATGGAGCAATATCCGCCAATGGCCTCAATATGGAGGGTTCAGAGAGTTCCGGCGGTGTGGCAACTACGATCCCAGGTGGCTCTGTCGGTGTAACCGGACAATATCCATACTGGTGGGGCAACGGCCGTTGGGTGGGTGTTGGAGCCAGGCCCAGTTGGCGATATGGATGGCGTCCTTATGGAAGCGGTTGGGGCGGATGGAACAATCAATATTAG